The following proteins are co-located in the Haloplanus sp. HW8-1 genome:
- the trpB gene encoding tryptophan synthase subunit beta — MSSHTGKFGEYGGQYVPEALMPAIEELEDAYERYVLDNEDGFMDEFRERLADFGGRPTPLQRADRLSERYDVEVYLKREDLLHGGAHKLNNALGQVLLAKYMGKERIIAETGAGQHGTATAMACAHLGMPCEVYMGRRDINRQRPNVFRMRLNGAEVTPVTVGRGTLKEAISETMRDWATNVEDTHYVIGSVVGPHPFPAMVRDFQRVISEEAREQIRERAGRLPDSVLTCAGGGSNTMGLFAEFVDDEDVDLYAVEAGGSSLDVDEEAGVAPNSATLSTGTEGILHGSRTRILQDRDGQIMESHSVSAGLDYAGVGPELADLVDRGRVHAVNVADDPALEGFHRLSQLEGIIPALESAHAVGYVEEHHDELGEVILLNVSGRGDKDLETVLEETHGRDIEGAPDINTFETTGGFQ; from the coding sequence ATGAGTTCTCACACAGGCAAGTTCGGCGAGTACGGCGGACAGTACGTTCCCGAGGCATTGATGCCCGCCATCGAGGAACTGGAAGACGCATACGAGCGGTACGTCCTCGACAACGAGGACGGGTTCATGGACGAGTTCAGGGAGCGACTGGCCGACTTCGGTGGTCGGCCGACGCCCCTTCAGCGTGCGGATCGACTCTCGGAACGGTACGACGTGGAGGTGTATCTCAAACGCGAGGACCTGCTCCACGGCGGCGCGCACAAACTCAACAACGCGCTCGGTCAGGTACTCTTGGCGAAGTACATGGGCAAAGAGCGGATCATCGCCGAGACGGGGGCCGGGCAACACGGCACGGCGACGGCGATGGCGTGTGCCCACCTCGGGATGCCCTGTGAGGTGTATATGGGCCGGCGGGACATCAACCGTCAGCGCCCCAACGTCTTCCGGATGCGTCTCAACGGGGCCGAGGTCACCCCCGTGACGGTCGGGCGCGGAACCCTGAAGGAGGCGATCAGCGAGACGATGCGGGACTGGGCGACGAACGTCGAGGACACCCACTACGTCATCGGCTCGGTCGTCGGCCCCCACCCGTTCCCGGCGATGGTGCGTGACTTCCAGCGGGTCATCTCCGAGGAGGCACGCGAGCAGATTCGCGAGAGGGCCGGCCGACTCCCCGATTCGGTGCTCACCTGTGCGGGCGGCGGGTCGAACACGATGGGTCTGTTCGCGGAGTTCGTCGACGACGAGGATGTGGACCTGTACGCCGTCGAGGCCGGCGGCAGTAGCCTCGACGTGGACGAGGAGGCGGGCGTCGCCCCCAACTCGGCGACGCTCTCGACGGGGACGGAGGGTATCCTCCACGGCTCGCGCACCCGGATCCTGCAGGATCGCGACGGACAGATCATGGAGTCCCACAGTGTCTCCGCCGGCCTCGACTACGCCGGCGTCGGTCCGGAACTCGCTGACCTGGTCGACCGGGGCCGGGTCCACGCGGTCAACGTCGCCGACGACCCCGCGCTCGAGGGCTTCCACCGCCTCTCGCAACTGGAGGGGATCATCCCCGCGCTCGAATCCGCCCACGCCGTCGGCTACGTCGAGGAGCACCACGACGAACTGGGCGAGGTGATCCTGCTCAACGTCTCCGGCCGAGGCGACAAGGACCTCGAAACCGTCCTCGAAGAGACCCACGGTCGCGACATCGAGGGGGCGCCCGACATCAACACGTTCGAGACGACGGGGGGGTTCCAGTGA
- the trpA gene encoding tryptophan synthase subunit alpha: MSRIADAFADGPGFVPYLAAGDPDYESSLAYVEALERGGADVIELGLPFSEPIAEGPTIQSAIVRALEAGMTPTRYFEFVEDLDVDVPLVCMTYYNLIYQFGEGGGPADFVRRAAEAGIEGFVVPDLPAEEAGPLREACDAHDCELIFIVAPTTRGERLERIMSQVSGYVYVQARLGTTGARTDVSDRTAESLERIADWDVPKAVGFGISTGEHAQRVIEAGADGVIVGSALVDIVATGAERGDPAVTVASKLEGKARELKEGALRGATGNERPHPERT; this comes from the coding sequence GTGAGCCGCATCGCCGACGCGTTCGCGGACGGCCCGGGGTTCGTCCCCTACCTCGCGGCCGGTGATCCCGACTACGAGTCCTCGCTCGCCTACGTCGAAGCGCTGGAACGGGGTGGCGCCGACGTGATCGAACTCGGATTGCCCTTCTCCGAACCCATCGCCGAGGGACCGACCATCCAGAGCGCCATCGTCCGCGCGCTCGAGGCGGGAATGACGCCCACACGCTACTTCGAGTTCGTCGAGGACCTCGACGTGGACGTCCCGCTGGTCTGTATGACCTACTACAACCTGATCTACCAGTTCGGCGAGGGCGGCGGCCCCGCCGACTTCGTCCGCCGGGCCGCCGAGGCGGGAATCGAGGGGTTCGTCGTCCCCGACCTGCCCGCCGAGGAGGCCGGACCGCTCCGCGAGGCGTGTGACGCCCACGACTGCGAACTGATATTCATCGTCGCGCCGACGACCCGCGGCGAGCGCCTGGAGCGGATCATGTCGCAGGTGTCCGGCTACGTCTACGTCCAGGCACGTCTCGGGACGACCGGGGCGCGTACTGACGTCTCCGACCGGACCGCGGAGAGCCTCGAACGGATCGCGGACTGGGACGTTCCGAAAGCCGTCGGTTTCGGTATCTCGACGGGCGAGCACGCCCAGCGAGTGATCGAGGCGGGCGCCGACGGCGTCATCGTCGGCTCCGCGCTCGTCGACATCGTCGCCACGGGCGCCGAGCGCGGCGACCCGGCCGTGACGGTGGCGAGCAAACTGGAGGGCAAGGCCCGCGAACTGAAGGAGGGTGCGCTCCGGGGGGCGACGGGGAACGAACGTCCGCATCCGGAACGTACATAA
- a CDS encoding 2-amino-3,7-dideoxy-D-threo-hept-6-ulosonate synthase, with product MNTGTRARLRRISTDDRYLIVPMDHGLTMGPVKGLADIESTIDAVTDGGADAVLTQKGIAPRVHDSKNGAGYVVHLNGSTNIGPDEDDKRRTGTVEAALRAGADAVSFHINVGSQYEPEQLTDLAQLTQRAEELGVPTLAMAYARGPDIDEDDPEALAHAVRLAEELGADVVKTGYSGDGDSFAPVCAGTRLPVVIAGGSRGTDRQTVEMVRGAMDGGAAGVSMGRSIFQHDDPGAITRAISAVVHENAGVDEAMRRGGLLEA from the coding sequence ATGAACACGGGAACACGCGCGCGCCTCCGACGCATCTCGACGGACGACCGGTACCTGATCGTCCCGATGGATCACGGCCTCACGATGGGGCCGGTCAAGGGGCTGGCCGACATCGAGTCGACCATCGACGCCGTCACCGACGGGGGGGCCGACGCCGTCCTCACGCAGAAGGGCATCGCCCCCCGCGTCCACGACTCCAAGAACGGGGCGGGCTACGTCGTCCACCTCAACGGGTCGACGAACATCGGCCCAGACGAGGACGACAAGCGCCGGACGGGGACCGTCGAGGCGGCGCTCCGGGCCGGTGCCGACGCCGTCTCCTTCCACATCAACGTCGGCTCCCAGTACGAACCGGAGCAGTTGACGGATCTCGCACAGCTGACCCAACGCGCCGAGGAACTTGGGGTGCCGACGCTCGCGATGGCCTACGCCCGCGGGCCGGATATCGACGAGGACGACCCCGAGGCGCTCGCCCACGCCGTCCGCCTCGCCGAGGAACTCGGCGCGGACGTGGTGAAGACGGGGTACAGCGGCGACGGCGACAGTTTCGCCCCCGTCTGTGCGGGGACGCGCCTGCCGGTCGTCATCGCCGGCGGGAGTCGCGGCACGGACCGCCAGACCGTCGAGATGGTCCGCGGGGCGATGGACGGCGGCGCCGCCGGCGTCTCCATGGGCCGGTCCATCTTCCAGCACGACGACCCCGGCGCCATCACCCGCGCCATCTCCGCGGTCGTCCACGAGAACGCGGGCGTCGACGAGGCGATGCGACGCGGCGGGCTGCTCGAAGCGTAG
- a CDS encoding 3-dehydroquinate synthase II — protein MTRSVWLKADGDVGDWEERTERITAGLEAGVDWVLVDETDVARVRELGDVNVAAFRSDADLVEDAESESAVADAYIVGKNGEGDGTVDLPPDFSGSADLTTLRRDDDRAQGAYVRILDEEYEAFAEAAAEDADYTIVVGEDWTIIPLENLIARIGSETDLIAGVTTAEEARTAFETLELGADGVLLDSSDPDEIRSTCEVRDAADREHLDLQYAEVTAVERTGMADRVCVDTGSLMEGSEGMLVGSMSRGLFFVHAETADSPYVASRPFRVNAGAVHAYVRSPGGGTQYLSELASGDEVQVVDTDGDTRKAVVGRVKIEKRPMFRVQAEVEAGDGVDRIETLLQNAETIKVHTREGRTAVTDLEAGDEILVYYEDVARHFGEAVEESIIEK, from the coding sequence ATGACACGGAGCGTGTGGCTGAAAGCCGACGGCGACGTCGGCGACTGGGAGGAACGAACGGAGCGCATCACCGCCGGCCTCGAAGCCGGCGTCGACTGGGTGCTCGTCGACGAGACGGACGTGGCCCGGGTGCGCGAACTCGGCGACGTGAACGTCGCGGCCTTCCGCTCCGACGCCGATCTCGTCGAGGACGCCGAGAGCGAGAGCGCCGTCGCCGACGCCTACATCGTCGGCAAGAACGGCGAGGGCGACGGCACGGTCGACCTCCCGCCCGACTTCTCCGGGTCGGCCGACCTCACGACGCTCCGGCGGGACGACGACCGGGCGCAGGGCGCCTACGTCCGCATCCTCGACGAGGAGTACGAGGCCTTCGCCGAGGCCGCAGCCGAGGACGCCGACTACACCATCGTCGTCGGCGAGGACTGGACGATCATCCCCCTGGAGAACCTGATCGCCCGCATCGGCTCGGAGACTGACCTCATCGCGGGCGTCACCACCGCCGAGGAGGCCCGGACGGCCTTCGAGACGCTGGAACTCGGCGCCGACGGCGTCCTGCTGGACTCGAGCGATCCCGACGAGATCCGCTCGACCTGCGAGGTGCGCGACGCCGCCGACCGCGAACACCTCGACCTGCAGTACGCCGAGGTGACGGCCGTCGAGCGAACCGGAATGGCCGACCGGGTCTGTGTCGATACGGGGTCGCTCATGGAGGGCTCGGAGGGGATGCTCGTGGGGTCGATGTCCCGTGGCCTCTTTTTCGTCCACGCGGAGACTGCCGACTCCCCCTACGTCGCCTCCCGACCCTTCCGGGTGAACGCGGGCGCCGTCCACGCCTACGTCCGCTCGCCCGGCGGCGGCACGCAGTACCTCTCGGAACTGGCGAGCGGCGACGAGGTGCAGGTCGTCGACACCGACGGCGACACCCGCAAGGCGGTCGTCGGGCGCGTCAAGATCGAGAAGCGTCCGATGTTCCGCGTCCAGGCCGAAGTCGAGGCGGGGGACGGCGTCGACCGCATCGAGACGCTCCTCCAGAACGCCGAGACGATCAAGGTCCACACCCGCGAGGGTCGGACGGCCGTCACGGATCTGGAGGCCGGCGACGAAATCCTCGTCTACTACGAAGACGTGGCCCGGCACTTCGGCGAGGCGGTCGAGGAGAGCATCATCGAGAAGTGA
- a CDS encoding MBL fold metallo-hydrolase — translation MTATIRRVPVPTETTAGGETNAYLAGSVLVDPAARTHALDAAVAERRVDHVAITHAHPDHVGAVAGYAAETGATVWARRGREARFEAATGRPPDRTFAEGDRVGDLTVLDTPGHAPDHVAFETDAGVLSGDLAVATGSVAVAAPEGDVRAYLVALRRLIARDPPRLYPGHGPVIDEPRAVIHRLYAHRLDRERLVERAVDDGAASVDAVVDAAYDRDLGDLRDLAAATVRAHLNKLAVEGRVRFDPETGRIGLA, via the coding sequence GTGACGGCGACGATCAGGCGCGTCCCGGTCCCGACCGAGACGACGGCCGGCGGCGAGACGAACGCCTACCTCGCGGGATCGGTACTCGTCGACCCCGCCGCCCGTACCCACGCCCTCGACGCCGCCGTCGCGGAGCGTCGCGTCGACCACGTCGCGATCACCCACGCCCACCCCGACCACGTCGGTGCCGTCGCGGGCTACGCCGCCGAGACGGGAGCGACGGTGTGGGCGCGCCGCGGCCGCGAGGCACGGTTCGAAGCCGCGACCGGCCGTCCCCCCGACCGGACGTTCGCCGAGGGGGACCGCGTGGGCGATCTGACCGTCCTCGATACGCCCGGACACGCGCCCGACCACGTCGCCTTCGAGACCGACGCCGGCGTCCTCTCGGGCGACCTCGCGGTCGCGACGGGCAGCGTCGCCGTCGCCGCCCCCGAGGGCGACGTCCGGGCGTATCTCGTCGCCCTCCGCCGACTCATCGCTCGCGATCCGCCTCGCCTGTATCCGGGACACGGCCCCGTGATCGACGAGCCACGGGCAGTCATCCACCGCCTCTATGCCCACCGGCTGGATCGCGAGCGACTGGTCGAACGGGCTGTCGACGACGGCGCGGCGTCGGTCGACGCCGTCGTCGACGCGGCCTACGACCGCGACCTGGGCGACCTCCGGGATCTGGCGGCCGCGACGGTTCGCGCCCACCTCAACAAACTCGCCGTCGAGGGGCGGGTGCGGTTCGACCCCGAGACGGGGCGGATCGGGCTGGCGTAG
- a CDS encoding YkgJ family cysteine cluster protein gives MDPLETELDGARALDVDALADAIESIGFECTRCGACCKAEADDPHTATVFPDEVRDLQAATDYDWRDVARPMPYGLTEGEDGSEGETFEWALQTGACGDCTFYEESEGEGRCTVHEDRPLICETYPFSVALGGTSQPMGEAVDEAGMVRAHECEGLGRDISRADAEELAAALKARAIRELEEAIGVREAYAPVDAGPGEVVVHDSEGPKTPDGRPR, from the coding sequence ATGGACCCGCTCGAAACCGAACTCGACGGGGCGCGGGCCCTCGACGTCGACGCACTGGCCGACGCCATCGAGTCGATCGGCTTCGAGTGTACGCGCTGTGGGGCCTGCTGTAAGGCGGAGGCGGACGACCCCCACACCGCCACCGTCTTTCCCGACGAGGTGCGGGACCTGCAGGCGGCCACCGACTACGACTGGCGGGACGTGGCGCGGCCGATGCCGTACGGGCTGACAGAGGGAGAGGACGGTTCCGAGGGCGAGACGTTCGAGTGGGCGCTGCAGACGGGCGCCTGCGGCGACTGCACGTTCTACGAGGAGAGCGAGGGCGAGGGACGGTGTACCGTCCACGAGGATCGCCCGCTGATCTGTGAGACGTATCCGTTCAGCGTCGCCCTCGGCGGGACGAGCCAGCCCATGGGCGAGGCCGTCGACGAGGCGGGGATGGTCCGCGCCCACGAGTGTGAGGGCCTCGGCCGCGACATTTCCCGTGCCGACGCCGAGGAACTGGCGGCGGCGCTCAAAGCGCGGGCGATCCGGGAACTGGAGGAGGCCATCGGCGTCCGTGAGGCGTACGCGCCGGTCGACGCCGGGCCGGGCGAGGTGGTCGTCCACGACTCGGAGGGGCCGAAAACGCCGGACGGACGGCCACGATGA
- a CDS encoding TRAM domain-containing protein, with amino-acid sequence MEISDELLCLFSERVREEDGTYVIEVPQREIETGSVDPDEIYRVALISRDRSESTESTESGTDAPSSEPQPPVEAGEIRYVEIEDIGKQGDGIARVERGYVIIVPGAEIGERVKIEITEVKSNFAVGEIIDEDF; translated from the coding sequence GTGGAGATCTCAGATGAACTGCTGTGTCTGTTCAGCGAGCGTGTTCGGGAGGAAGATGGAACGTACGTGATCGAGGTACCGCAACGCGAGATCGAAACGGGATCGGTCGACCCCGACGAGATCTACCGCGTCGCACTCATCTCTCGGGATCGGTCGGAGTCGACGGAGTCGACGGAGTCGGGGACGGACGCTCCGTCGTCGGAGCCCCAGCCACCCGTCGAGGCCGGCGAGATCCGGTACGTCGAGATCGAAGATATCGGCAAACAGGGCGACGGCATCGCGCGGGTCGAGCGCGGCTACGTCATCATCGTCCCCGGGGCGGAGATCGGCGAACGCGTCAAAATCGAGATCACCGAAGTCAAGTCCAACTTCGCGGTCGGTGAGATCATCGACGAAGACTTCTGA
- a CDS encoding radical SAM protein — MTDPADLSVTIVDGYVDEPAHFGVPPYISTYPRFTAGALVDAGVPADAITYHTIDELRDDRMKWGDVADADLVIYLGGMTVPGKYVGGTPAEPDEVRELAWTADGTTLMGGPVRFGVGEENAGAQEMERKDLDYDFVAKGDVEAAAHDLVASGLEGFGNRMRDNDELDRWAAKGAFVVADHPNHPDYLIAELETSRGCAYRCSFCTEPLYGDPGFRSAESVVREVEALYDRGVRHFRLGRQADILAFGGDGEAPNPDALRRLYAGIREVAPELETFHLDNMNPVTIVDYPERSREAIRIIAEHNTAGDTAAFGLESADPVVQEENNLLVTADECLEAVRVVNEEAGWRPGDDRDAAPTVGESAADRLPKLLPGINLVHGLQGERRETFKHNKRFLQDVYDEGLMLRRINIRQVMAFAGTEMSDTGADIARDHKELFKEYKREVREEIDRPMLRRVVPPGTVLPDVHLEYHEGDKTFGRQLGTYPLLVAVPDERELGTTIDVAVVDHGYRSVTGVPYPLDLNAASMDELTMLPGVGRSTAGDIVVDRPYGSLGEVDLDADLSKFATLGSVGTAD, encoded by the coding sequence ATGACCGACCCCGCCGACCTCTCGGTGACCATCGTCGACGGCTACGTCGACGAACCGGCACACTTCGGGGTCCCACCCTACATCTCGACGTACCCCCGTTTCACCGCGGGGGCGCTGGTCGACGCCGGCGTACCCGCCGACGCCATCACGTATCACACCATCGACGAACTCCGCGATGACCGCATGAAGTGGGGCGACGTGGCCGACGCCGACCTCGTGATCTATCTGGGCGGCATGACCGTTCCCGGAAAGTACGTGGGTGGGACGCCCGCCGAACCCGACGAAGTGCGGGAACTCGCCTGGACCGCCGACGGGACGACGCTGATGGGGGGCCCAGTCCGCTTCGGGGTGGGCGAGGAGAACGCCGGTGCCCAGGAGATGGAGCGCAAGGACCTCGACTACGACTTCGTCGCCAAAGGCGACGTGGAGGCGGCGGCCCACGACCTCGTGGCGAGCGGGTTGGAAGGGTTCGGCAACCGGATGCGCGACAACGACGAACTCGACCGCTGGGCCGCGAAGGGCGCGTTCGTCGTCGCGGACCACCCCAACCACCCCGACTACCTGATCGCGGAACTGGAAACCTCCCGTGGCTGTGCGTACCGGTGTTCGTTTTGCACCGAACCGCTGTACGGCGACCCGGGCTTTCGGTCCGCCGAGTCGGTCGTCCGCGAGGTCGAGGCGCTGTACGACCGCGGCGTCCGTCACTTCCGACTGGGTCGACAGGCCGACATCCTCGCCTTCGGCGGCGACGGCGAGGCGCCGAACCCCGACGCGCTCCGACGACTGTACGCGGGCATCCGCGAGGTGGCGCCGGAACTGGAGACGTTCCACCTCGACAACATGAACCCGGTCACGATCGTCGACTACCCCGAGAGATCGAGGGAGGCCATCCGGATCATCGCCGAACACAACACCGCGGGCGACACGGCGGCGTTCGGCCTCGAATCCGCCGACCCGGTCGTACAGGAGGAGAACAACCTGCTCGTCACGGCCGACGAGTGCCTGGAGGCCGTCCGCGTCGTCAACGAGGAAGCCGGCTGGCGACCGGGCGACGACCGCGACGCGGCGCCCACGGTCGGCGAGTCGGCGGCTGACCGCCTGCCGAAACTCTTGCCCGGCATCAATCTCGTCCACGGCCTCCAGGGGGAGCGCCGGGAGACGTTCAAACACAACAAACGCTTCCTGCAGGACGTCTACGACGAGGGGTTGATGCTCCGGCGTATCAACATCCGGCAGGTGATGGCGTTCGCGGGGACCGAGATGAGCGACACCGGGGCCGACATCGCCCGCGATCACAAAGAACTGTTCAAGGAGTACAAACGCGAGGTGCGCGAGGAGATCGACCGGCCGATGCTCCGCCGGGTCGTCCCGCCGGGGACCGTGTTGCCGGACGTCCATCTGGAGTACCACGAGGGCGACAAGACGTTTGGCCGGCAGTTGGGCACCTATCCCCTCCTCGTCGCCGTCCCCGACGAACGGGAACTGGGCACGACGATCGACGTGGCGGTGGTGGATCACGGCTACCGGTCGGTGACGGGCGTCCCCTACCCACTGGACCTGAACGCGGCGTCGATGGACGAACTGACCATGCTGCCGGGCGTCGGGCGGTCGACCGCGGGCGACATCGTCGTCGACCGGCCGTACGGGTCGCTCGGCGAGGTCGATCTCGACGCCGACCTCTCGAAGTTCGCGACGCTCGGCTCCGTCGGTACGGCCGACTAG
- a CDS encoding protein kinase domain-containing protein produces the protein MRLVSDRVQFVVVSLVAVGAWVAVTFTTHTPSLNSDPDLLAELRGPLLAMIAACVSYPLSWLIFDWSRPPRRGVTLSCGVLGLLVALSPFLNSYSRYGLLVGSVVAFLAVATTAASVLVVSATASGDHAATPRPYLQPAAVFGFGLFLTAVLVFLHDAPDEFALIVMSRAYGSVGFFLFLLGPLSALALFPLSWRHFPWTGTGTRTVVGISVALGAPIAVLWSLLVSKRSPILLTWIPLGFLAFTGAAVAVGYPEWIRRPDVVTEPAEMSEGSPEPAPDPDDTTARSPDRSDDPAPATGGPSGASDDPFAAAASAADGSAVREPSPDTAERSTAPANTRSLGPPDRVPRTSDLTIDYDALTDKEPIGRGGNADVYRATVRVDGADRAVGLKEPRMSGTLHTDAVERLLAEAETWDKLDDHDHVVGVVDYDAHPLPWIAMEYMDAGDLSARAGDLDRDQALWTAEAITEGVRHAHRRGVAHLDLKPANVLFRSVEDAWDVPKVADWGLSKHLLEHSQSVEGLSPQYAAPEQFDTDRGPADDLTDVYQLGAVLYELFTGRPPFEGDPTTVMHRVLTEEPTPPSAVADVPEALDDVLLTALATAKADRYDSVLYLRDAFRDLAER, from the coding sequence ATGCGACTCGTGTCGGATCGGGTGCAGTTCGTCGTCGTGTCGCTCGTGGCGGTGGGTGCGTGGGTGGCGGTGACGTTCACGACACACACCCCGTCTTTGAATAGTGATCCCGACCTGTTGGCCGAACTTCGCGGGCCACTGCTGGCGATGATCGCCGCCTGTGTCTCCTATCCCTTGTCGTGGCTGATCTTCGACTGGAGTCGACCCCCGCGTCGCGGCGTCACGCTCTCCTGTGGCGTGCTCGGCCTCCTCGTGGCGTTGTCGCCGTTTCTGAACTCGTACTCGCGATACGGACTGCTGGTCGGTAGTGTCGTCGCCTTCCTCGCCGTGGCGACGACGGCGGCCTCCGTCCTCGTCGTCTCCGCCACCGCGTCCGGTGACCACGCCGCGACGCCCCGTCCATATCTGCAGCCGGCCGCCGTCTTCGGCTTCGGTCTCTTTCTGACCGCCGTGCTGGTGTTCCTGCACGACGCGCCCGACGAGTTCGCGCTGATCGTCATGTCACGGGCCTACGGCTCGGTGGGGTTCTTCCTCTTTCTCCTCGGTCCCCTCTCGGCGCTCGCGCTCTTTCCCCTCTCGTGGCGACACTTCCCGTGGACCGGAACCGGAACCCGGACCGTCGTCGGCATCTCGGTCGCGCTCGGCGCGCCCATTGCCGTCCTCTGGTCTCTCCTCGTGTCGAAACGGAGTCCCATCCTGCTCACCTGGATCCCGCTCGGCTTCCTCGCGTTTACGGGGGCGGCCGTCGCCGTCGGCTATCCGGAGTGGATTCGCCGCCCGGACGTCGTTACGGAACCGGCGGAGATGTCCGAGGGCAGTCCCGAACCGGCCCCGGACCCCGACGACACGACGGCCCGGTCGCCGGATCGGTCCGACGATCCGGCGCCGGCGACCGGCGGACCGTCCGGAGCCTCGGACGACCCGTTCGCCGCCGCGGCGTCGGCAGCCGACGGGAGCGCCGTGCGAGAGCCCTCACCCGACACAGCGGAGCGATCGACCGCCCCCGCCAATACTCGCTCGCTCGGTCCGCCCGACCGGGTCCCTCGAACGTCCGACCTCACGATCGACTACGACGCCCTGACCGACAAGGAACCGATCGGTCGCGGCGGCAACGCCGACGTGTACCGCGCGACGGTCCGCGTCGACGGAGCGGACCGCGCCGTCGGGCTCAAGGAACCCCGAATGTCGGGGACCTTGCATACGGACGCGGTGGAGCGACTGCTGGCGGAGGCGGAAACGTGGGACAAACTCGACGACCACGACCACGTGGTGGGCGTCGTCGACTACGATGCCCACCCGCTCCCCTGGATCGCCATGGAGTATATGGACGCCGGCGACCTCTCCGCACGGGCCGGCGACCTCGACCGCGACCAGGCGCTCTGGACGGCCGAAGCCATCACGGAGGGCGTGCGTCACGCCCACCGCCGCGGGGTCGCCCATCTCGATCTCAAGCCCGCGAACGTCCTCTTCCGGTCGGTCGAGGACGCCTGGGACGTGCCGAAGGTCGCCGACTGGGGGCTCTCGAAGCATCTGCTGGAGCACTCCCAGAGCGTCGAGGGGCTCTCCCCGCAGTACGCCGCCCCCGAGCAGTTCGACACTGATCGTGGCCCCGCGGACGACTTGACCGACGTCTACCAGTTGGGCGCCGTCCTCTACGAACTGTTCACCGGCCGGCCGCCCTTCGAGGGCGATCCGACGACGGTGATGCACCGGGTGCTGACCGAGGAGCCGACGCCGCCGAGCGCGGTGGCCGACGTGCCCGAGGCGTTGGACGACGTGCTCCTGACTGCGCTGGCAACGGCGAAGGCCGACCGCTACGACTCCGTTCTCTATCTGCGCGACGCGTTCCGGGATCTCGCGGAGCGGTGA
- a CDS encoding DUF7559 family protein encodes MPATKELKCTSPDCELDMFENHYTYDIADDHTVGDLSCPLCGGTDCLEEIEL; translated from the coding sequence ATGCCCGCCACGAAGGAACTCAAATGTACCAGTCCCGACTGTGAACTCGACATGTTCGAGAACCACTACACCTACGACATCGCCGACGACCACACGGTTGGCGACCTCTCCTGTCCGCTGTGTGGCGGCACCGATTGCCTCGAAGAGATCGAACTATGA
- a CDS encoding Hsp20/alpha crystallin family protein produces the protein MTGFKEFGKSAASAVLERVGRGVGKVQERKPLSYDVLESDDAYLVVFDAPGVTRSDVQVRYVEGEVQVRLDRFRDFHEGFEMRFPGRGLSLDGRARLPPDADVDAGEASATLSDNGTLRVEVPKRGNGTDVTVREETEVDETPDDDAA, from the coding sequence ATGACCGGGTTCAAGGAGTTCGGCAAGTCCGCGGCGTCGGCCGTCCTCGAACGCGTCGGGCGCGGCGTCGGGAAGGTTCAGGAACGCAAGCCCCTCTCGTACGACGTTCTGGAATCGGACGACGCCTACCTCGTCGTCTTCGACGCACCTGGGGTCACGCGAAGCGACGTACAGGTTCGGTACGTCGAAGGCGAGGTACAGGTTCGCCTCGACCGCTTCCGTGACTTCCACGAGGGCTTCGAGATGCGCTTCCCCGGGCGTGGCCTCTCGCTCGACGGCCGTGCGCGCCTGCCGCCGGACGCCGACGTGGACGCCGGTGAGGCCTCGGCCACGCTGAGCGACAACGGCACCCTTCGAGTCGAGGTGCCAAAGCGGGGGAACGGCACCGACGTGACGGTGCGCGAGGAGACCGAGGTCGACGAGACGCCCGACGACGACGCGGCCTGA